The following proteins are encoded in a genomic region of Brachypodium distachyon strain Bd21 chromosome 1, Brachypodium_distachyon_v3.0, whole genome shotgun sequence:
- the LOC100839758 gene encoding uncharacterized protein LOC100839758 has product MQRQSMAARRGVEVAGLAFVAVTLCAAVCSAQTTAAAAQPVVTMPTCAPVPISLSPCIGYVFGVGSATLSSCCSQLQAFFKSQGPCLCAMSKLAPSPFGLVLGQAQAMIPNVCNLPNDPCGGDVAGASTSPDDATTPKANATSPLDQAAPAAAPVAIPAGPDSEAPPVPAEKSPAAVTAPGKTAPEGAGSSSGTQVTSKLPELMHAAGARSSRDTAASTTVLITLFLTCVSAMYV; this is encoded by the exons ATGCAGCGACAATCCATGGCTGCTCGGCGCGGGGTTGAGGTAGCAGGTCTCGCCTTTGTCGCCGTCACGCTGTGCGCCGCCGTGTGCTCGGCgcagacgacggcggcggcggcgcagccggTGGTGACGATGCCCACCTGCGCGCCGGTGCCGATCAGCCTGTCGCCGTGCATCGGCTACGTCTTCGGCGTCGGGTCGGCCACGCTGTCGTCGTGCTGCTCCCAGCTCCAGGCCTTCTTCAAGTCCCAGGGCCCCTGCCTCTGCGCCATGTCCAAGCTCGCGCCGAGCCCCTTCGGCTTGGTCCTCGGCCAAGCCCAGGCCATGATCCCCAACGTTTGCAACCTGCCCAACGACCCATGCGGCGGTG aTGTGGCCGGTGCAAGCACTTCGCCTGACGATGCCACAACGCCGAAGGCAAATGCCACGTCTCCGTTGGATCAGGCTgcccctgcagcagcaccgGTAGCTATTCCCGCCGGGCCTGACTCTGAAGCACCGCCGGTGCCAGCTGAGAAATCTCCCGCTGCTGTGACAGCGCCAGGGAAGACTGCACCGGAAGGCGCTGGGTCAAGCAGCGGTACACAGGTTACATCAAAGCTCCCAGAATTGATGCATGCAGCAGGTGCACGAAGCTCCCGGGACACGGCTGCTAGCACCACCGTGCTGATCACTCTGTTTCTTACTTGTGTTTCTGCCATGTATGTATAG